In Camelina sativa cultivar DH55 chromosome 17, Cs, whole genome shotgun sequence, the genomic stretch ATCCAGCTTAAACCCCGCTTTTGCTACATAAGATAGTGTAGAATATGCGTTGACCAGATCATTATTGGAGAGTTTCTTAGGGGACTTGCACATAATCTCAGTCAAGCTTAGTAGGCTATTCAAGTATGTTGTTCTCAGATGTGGGTTCTCTAGACAGAATTTCGATGCAATGTCTGGGTACCAGTTAAAGAGGTTGTTCACAGACTCTACCTGCGAGTGAAACATGGACGAAAAGGGTAAAACCCAAATCAGATACAAGTTTTTCGAGACCTGAAAACCATACAGGcagcttctatatatatattatatacaagaAACTGAACTAGTTACTTAGTTAGCAACTCTTTACAATAACGTATTTAAAAAGTACCTGTGAGGGAAGAACTTGAAACCCATTGACATCAACGCTTTCATGAACTAATAAAGTTTCCTCTAACACATCTGATCCGCCAATAACTTCAAGAACACCAACCTCAGCAACAACCTTGACTTCTCCATTCACAAGAAACCCATCATTTATGTCAATAAGTTTGTTAAGGGGAAGCATTGCTGAAAAACCACTAGTAGGCATCTTCTGATCAAACCAATATTCTCCTTCTGTAAAACCACGAAACATATATACTACTTTATTCAAGACAAGAATCGCACAACACATAGATATAGAACCTCACAGCAACACAAGTCCCATGAATCCACAAGTAGAACCATACACCAAGAACTTTACTCTGTCAGCctttaggaaaataatttaGCAAAATGTAGAAAGAATCACCTTTATGTTGGGAGATTCTCTCCCAAATTTGGTTTACAACAGTTAAGCGAAATTTGGTGTGCCTTTTCCATCCATTAGGCAAACTATCAGAATCAGGGACATCCAGATACAGAGACaaataatcatcaacaatgaCCCCTTTTCCCTTGGGATAGACGAGAAAACGCCtgccagaaaaacaaaaccagtaAAGCAAGGACAATATCAAGTAAAAACCGAAAATGAGCGTACGAAACATTAGAGAACAAGTTTTCTAACCATTTGGAGCCACCGACTACGAATGGAAGAGAATAGAGTTTCTCAGATTGCAAAGAGGAGAAATTCTTAATTGTCCATGTTATCTTCTTTTCATATTGCTTCTCCATTGATCTTGATGATGACTCTTCACTACCAAACTACCAGCAGAACATGAAGAGAGGCACACACACTTAATTGTCTTAAACaacaattttaaagaaaatttaaagacgAAACCAATATAAGAGAGAGTAAGATTACACTACAAACTCGAAGCTTTTACAAGACTTGGCACAATACACACGCACAACAATCTTTATAAGTAGGCCACATAACGTTCGAGAAAACGCATGGTCACTTTgctttaaaaacatttaataggGTTTGAATGGGAGTCTTGGCGTCGATTACAAAAACTAGAGGAATGTGAATCGCTTTGGCTCCTCATAGCTCATTGGTGGGCTGATAAGACCAATTATTGTGACactaagacatttttttttaattccttttccatcaagaaacaaagtgaaattaaataaacataggGAAACCTCAATGACAGCAAGTCTCTTTGAAATTCACCAAAATTAAAGAGTACTGTAAGACTAAAAACAAAGCGATCAAAACACCAATTAGATCCAAACTTTTCACTGTCTATGACAACtcaaatcatcaaacaacaTCATCTTATGGAATCCAACAGAGCCTCTTTGTCAACGCACTTTTGCTTCATGTCCACCAATTCTTCCTCAATCTCTTGCAGCCGAGCCTCAGCAACctctttcagtttcttctccaaccaGTCCAACTTAAACCCCGCTTTTGTCACACAAGTTAGTGTAGAGTATGCATTGGCCAGATCAGCATTGGAGAGTTCCTCAGGGGACTGGCACAAGCTCTCGGTCAAGTTTAGTATGCTATTCAAGTATGCTGTTCTCAAATGCGTGCACTTAAGACGGAATTTTGATGCAATGTCAGGGTGGTTTTCAAAAAGACTCTTCACAGATTCTACCTGAAAAAAATCGATGTACAAAGTTAAACCATATATACATGCAGCTTGAATAGTGAGCAACTCTTATGACATGTGTAAAGTACTTAACTTACCTGTGAAGGAAGAACTTGAAACCCATTGACATCGATGCTTTCATTTAGTAATGAAGTTTCCTCTAACACATCTGATTTGCCAACAACTTCAAGAACGCCAACCTCGGCTACAATCTTGACTTCTCCCTTAACCGAAAACCCACCATTTACGTCAAGAAGTTTGGTAAGGGGAAGCATTGCTTGGGAACCATAACTAGGAGTGTTCATATCAAACCAGGGTTGTCCCACTGTAATGGCACGAAACATAGAACATCTGTTTTTTCGGTGTCATGAATTTTTGCAGACCTAGCGAAGCTCGTGGTTACGATGGTGCAAGAAACGCAAGCCAAGGATCAAAGAGTGACGATGTTACAGCTGGGTGACAAACTCAGAAATAAGCACAAGGATCTAAGTTagtctcgtttttttttttcatttattagttTGAGCTgcattatgtttttgttgttgttgttgattctaAACTCTGTGGTTAAACCTAGGTGCTGAGTTAAAGAGAGACGAGATAGAACATGTTGTGATAAAACTGATTGTTGACTCGGTATTGGTAAGATCATTGTCTATATTTTgcgttttattctttttatttcacGTTTGATAGCTTGCCTTTAAAGTTTTATTGGTTTGATTTGCAGTTGGAGAAAATTATAGGaaaatttaaaacagaaaagTATGGAGACAGGATTCTAGAAGAAGTGATGAGACACGATGCAGCCTCTGAACACATTGTTAAAGATCCAACAAAGGAAGGGACATGTGAAAGTAGATCAAGAAAGAGAGCTAAGACACAGAAAGATGTTGTTTTGGTAGAGAGCagcaatgaagaagaagcttgatgaaTCACTTACTTTCTTATCCAATCATTGCAGTTATTATGAGAATTTTAGTCCTTCTTTGTTAAAGGTTCCAAATTTAcactatttttatataagaaattaaCCGATTTcttatcagaaaaaaataagtacTAACATACTCTGCATGAGCAGTAGCATCTTCACATGTGTAAGTCAATAATAATATGTAACATAAGCATGAACTGAGACACTaagacattttttaatttttttccatcAAGAAACAAAGCGCAATGAAAGAAACATATTAATTAGCAACAATCACcaggttattaatttattaagcgCAATGAATGACAAGaagtttcaaaacaaaaacaccaaatcaCCAGGTTAGAGCCAAACTCTCCACTGCCTACAACAATTCAAACCACCAAACAAGATCATCGTAAGAACTCCAGCAAGATCATCGTAAGAACTCCAGCAGAGCCTCCATGTCTGCGTACTTTTGATTCATATCCTTCAACTCTTTCTCAATGTCTGCGCACTTTTGATTCATATCCTTTAACTCTTTCTCAATGTCTCGCTCCCAAGTCTGGACAACCTCTTTCAGCTTCTTGTCCAGCCAATCCAACTTAAACCCTGCTTTTGCCACACAAATTAGTGTAGCATATGCGTTGGCCAGATCAGCATTTGAGAGTTCGTCAGGGGACTGGCACAGGCTCTCAGTAAAGCTTAGTATGCTATTCAAGTATGCTGTTCTCAGATGCGTGCACTTAAGACTGAATTTTGAAGCAATGTCAGggtggtttttaaaaagattgttCACAGATTCTACCTGAAAAAAATCGATGTACAAagtaaaccatatatatatatatatatatatatgcagctTGAATAGTGAGCAACTCTTATGACATGTGTACAAAAGGTACATAACTTATCTTCATGTTATGCTagtagtttggtttggttttcatattttggtttggttttagtcCAAAAGGAgagtttcaagaacaaaaaaaagctttcatTAACACCGTTTACTTGACTTATATCAAGtgactagattatgacccgcgaTATATCGTGgggcaaaattttattttaatcttttgttaatgtactccctctgtttcaaaatataggttgttttaactaaagcacccatattaagaagtctttacttttgacaagttcaaccaattagAAACAatactacataatataaaatactaaactaatctaaaagttgcatagaaatttaaaaacatcttatatatattgtgaaacaaaaaacttctccaaaacatcttatattttgaaatggagggaatattattttaatatgaattttgctaatatactattttgttaattctAGTAGTAATTTAGTATGTAACCCGCAGTATAtcgcacaataatttttttttattattcaaaatcGTCCGTCAGATATATAACCCGTCATGAAATAACTCGTCAGTGTTctttaacttttaatatttttaaatatttttaattttaagtttagatatatcaattctatattttgaacttcttaaaaatttaaaatttactatatacgataaatttactatatatgtatgttgaagaCACAGTTTTTATATTagttgagtaatatatgtccgtttaaaaaaattcaaatcacaatatgtATAGAAaagatacatttttattaatttcatgtatcatatgatgattcacaacaattaaaaattaaattcaaacaaagatttatattaatttaaatttggaataaatcttctaaatatctatattaagttttaaacattatatcttattatataaagtttgatgtcaaaattactaattaacaagatcatgacatttgtcaattatattattcagatgttgacacatgtcaaatctaaatttattaaaattttaaaaataaaaatgtaaaaattcaaaatctaccgtaaaatttttttatataaaagtaaaatagagaaagtgaggaaaaaacaaaagaaaatatcattggttttatataaaaaaatttgtgacgttagaaaaaaagtttttactttcattagtTGTCGGAGCAagtcattttgagatagcaaaaagacgtg encodes the following:
- the LOC109129832 gene encoding MATH domain and coiled-coil domain-containing protein At1g31390-like; protein product: MEKQYEKKITWTIKNFSSLQSEKLYSLPFVVGGSKWRFLVYPKGKGVIVDDYLSLYLDVPDSDSLPNGWKRHTKFRLTVVNQIWERISQHKEGEYWFDQKMPTSGFSAMLPLNKLIDINDGFLVNGEVKVVAEVGVLEVIGGSDVLEETLLVHESVDVNGFQVLPSQVESVNNLFNWYPDIASKFCLENPHLRTTYLNSLLSLTEIMCKSPKKLSNNDLVNAYSTLSYVAKAGFKLDWLEKELKEVGQTRARDIEEELKDMKQKCADMEALLEFLR
- the LOC109129851 gene encoding MATH domain and coiled-coil domain-containing protein At1g31390-like, with protein sequence MLPLTKLLDVNGGFSVKGEVKIVAEVGVLEVVGKSDVLEETSLLNESIDVNGFQVLPSQVESVKSLFENHPDIASKFRLKCTHLRTAYLNSILNLTESLCQSPEELSNADLANAYSTLTCVTKAGFKLDWLEKKLKEVAEARLQEIEEELVDMKQKCVDKEALLDSIR